The segment GTCATTATATCTTTGGAAATTCCAAACATCACAGCCATGGACAAAGAAACAATTTTTTGCTTAACCAGTAAGTAGTTGTGAAATTATATACCgagatttttcttcttctttttggatGGCTTAACTGATCCTACTCGATGTGAGGTCTGAATAGAAACTGAGCATTATATACATGATATAAGCAGATCTAATTAAATAAAGTACTTAAGTACTTTACTGAATTTAAATGTAGATAGACACATCTAAACAAAAATCTTGTATGATTTACAAGTTagtttaatactccctccgtttcatattaagtgttgttttagagaattttttttgttgcaaaataagtgttgttttagagtttcaatgcaaaatttattaactttattctccattctatttttctattggttgaattgtatcggtaatgatatttttatattgaaaatatgtaaaaattaaatgctttcttaatccgtgtgcacaagtgTAAagcgacacttataatgaaacagagggagtacacACAGGTATGACATCTACATCAttaattatgaattaaaaatacGACGTGGGCACGGGAGTCAGAGATTTGATATTACATATATTAGTTAGATTTGGTAGATTGAAATAAGCTTGTCACACAGACTGAAATAAACTTGTTAAGAGCACCTCCATTAGTAAACTTGTAGATTCCCGATTTCCAAAGCTATTATattactccttctgtttcattttttttttgtcgtccgCCCATCTATCTAGATTAAGTGGTGGTCGGTCGGGTGACCCTCTGTAGAGTGTCTCCGTCTGATCGGGTCTGATCTATGTGGGAAAAAATATGGCCTCTTCTCCTTGCTTCCTTCGCTAGTGCGTCAGCTCGAGCGTTTCGGATTCGAGGAATATGAGTAAGTCTCCTTgttccctctgtttcattataagtgtcgttttagacttgtgcacacagattaagaaaacatttaattttgcatattttcaatataaaaacatcattaccgatacaattcaaccaatagaaaaatagaatagagaataaagttaataaattttgcattgaaactctaaaatgacacttattttgcaacgaaaaagattctctaaaacgacacttaatatgaaacagagggagtagtttttatattttttcgtttgattttttttttttaaactaataaacCGACCAATCGTAGGCTTTTACGTGTCAGTGAGGCCCACAAATAGTATTGATAACGTATCATCCCACTGAACTCCCGTGAAACAAGTTCACCAACTGCACattaatatattgattttttttgagaTATGTGTGAACTATTATTAACATCCCCATTGGGGGATGCTCTAATATGCAATATGTATATCAAGTCTTTGCGTATGCAGTATGCTTCTAGTTTCTTGAAGATGTAGATGACATGTAATTAATACCAGCAAAGACGCTACTATAATGTTCAATGTATCTTTaagatatatagtttattatttatatattgacatGGTAGGTTTTGAAACGTAGAAAACGTCTACGCTGACTTTTGCAATGGTTATATGCTGTTTTCATTTTTACGATAAGAATACATTTCTCAATCCTAACTATGGCTTTTTGGGTATTCTTTTCAAGAAATACCAAGTATTACACCTAACtattccaaatatatatatatatatatatatatatatatatatatatatatatatatattgaataaatGAAAAGTTATTGCGAATATACTATCCAATACTCATCCATGAGTCCATGATTAAATAAGAAAAACGAATTCTTCTTAGTTTCGTTGATCAGCTTTTGTATAAATGTAATTTCTTTGGTCCAAAATGCTCTGCATGAAAAAAATTGCTCTGCATGGTTTgccttttatataaaaaaatgatttacaaCAGAGTAGTTGTAATTTGgttattattaattaactatGATGAAAGCAGTTTTGAACTATGAAGAAAGCAGTTTTGAACTTTAaaaatgaactttaaaaaaattgtgatcACGATTTAGAATATATGGGAAAATTGCTTATTCCCCTACAAACTAGTTGTCCCCGGCTTTTTCACACACGAACTTTTAAGCCATGCCAAAAACCATACAAACAACTGAAATATTGCTTATTTCtttatgaactaattatttacagctttttcacacacaaatttttaaactttgccaaaaaccacatgaactACGCTATTTTTTGAgttacatacacaaactatcaatgTTAAGCTAATTCTCCTAAAATCAtaaattgtgttatttaaacattaacttagtttatgaTAGGTAGATAGCCGGTTTAATTTGGGTtgataaaaaagataatatatcgttttgttcttttttgttttctttttgtcaactgctcttcttcttcaaaaatcgttttacttttcatcatcaattgggaataaaatttattattttgtaaaagattaaagttttacatgatgcataaaAAAGAGAGCAGCAACTACTAGTTTACCAATCCGCTATGTTGctgttcttctttctttatgcatcatgtaaaacgtttaatcttttacaaaataataaatttaattcccAATTTATGATGAAGAGTAAAacgatttttgaagaagaagagcagttgacaaaaaaaaacgatgTATTATTCTTTTTATCAATCCAAATTAAATGGGCTATCCGCCTGttataaactaagttaatgtttaaataaaacaatttacgattttagaggaattagcttaaaattgatagtttgtgtatgtaattaaaaaaatagcatAGTGtatgtggtttttggcaaagtttaaaaatttgtgtctgaaaaagctggaaataattagttcataaggGAATAAGCAATATTTCCGTTGTTCGTGTAGTTTTTGGCATGGTTTAAAAGTTCGTGTGTGAAAAAGCCGGGAACAACTAGTTCGTAGGGGAATAAGCCATTTTCCCTAGAATATATACATCTTCTATATTCAATACTAgtttattgaatttttggttATCACAATGACCAAACGGTTCCCCAAAAGGCATTACAAATAAGCATATACATGGTTTACCGAAATGCAAATTCCCATAAGATCGGAGCTACGTAACATTACTTTATCAGTTTTGGTTGTCCAAGTTCGCTTGATATTTTTCCATCAGCCAGAttcctaatatatatattaaaggtTGAGTCAGAAAACCAAAGACACTATAGTTTTAGCTAAAACTGTACACGTATTACGATATGAGTTATGCATCAAACTCAGAAGTGACATCACCATGTCCATGTATATATGAAAACTAGTATCAGTGTATTTGTTAGGTGAGATTTATGTAAGCGTCTCGAGAAAGAGAAATAATATACTCATCTAAAAGATCATTAATTATTTGTATCATATACCGTCACTATTGGTTACTTATTTAAATGtcaactataaaatataatctatgTTTGTTTCTTAACATTGTAAGAAAATCGTGCTACACATTTGGCCTTGTTTGACGAAGAGAAAACACTACTCGATATTATCTTTAAAAGCTAACGAAATCAAGATTTCTTTTGGGATACAGCAAACACACATGGAAGACTATCGCAAGGACATGTGTGatcttgaaaacaaaaatattttactaaaaatgaTTGTTTGTTGAGATTTTGGTTCGAGTTGTAAATTAGACTAAGAGGATGACGAAGACATATATATGACGAAGACACTAAGACATGGTTCCTGAACAAAGTAAGAGTTTTCGATTAGAGGATAAGATTTTATGCATAATGTATCATTTTAATATGGACTGCTTGGTCCACCAGTCCTTGACGTATGGGTGTCATTCacttaattaaattatttgcGTTTTTAATAATCTTCTTTTTAGTTTCCACAGTAATCAAATTTTAACACATGCAAgcttattttctttattttacaaTGCCTaattatattatgatatttttttaggaAAAACGAAAAACGTGTTCAGTCCATTGTAATATTCTGGTGTTGATTTTAATGTTGATTATTGCCAATACCCAATAGGGTGGAAAATTTTAGTTTCATCCATCACTATTTTCATGTATACAATACAACTATACAGAGAAGAGCGATAAAGGAACAGAGTGTACCCAACCAAAGAAGCAGCCAAGATCAAGACATCATAAAGTCTTTGCATgtcattttaaatgattaattcatccatatttgaattattatcttttatttgtcAAAGATTTGTTTTAGGCAATAATTGTCTGATCAATCACTTCATACTGAATAAAAAGGTTTTCTATAATCATAGATGATTACACGTTTTTGGTGTTCGCtatattggtttttttttttttacttttataactCAATGAGTTCAGATTATGACATAATGGCAACACTTATTACATGGCCATTAGACAAAAAGATTCCGAGGAGATCGTTTTTCTTCTCATCCATGATGCACGCATACACTAGTTACGTATGAAATTGAGTTTATAACAAGGTAAAAACAGTAATATAAGTCATTAACTACAAACCCTGAGTAGCTGCGTTCTGTATTTTGCATTTTTCTTTGGCACTTACATGTAAAGTTACTAAAAGCAAACCGGAGCTCTTAACTCAGTTGATAAAGGATTTACAGCTGTGAATTCCGGCATCTGGGTTCGAATACCGGCcactgaaaaattaatattttagcaTCGTCAGGGACAGAGAACCGACATGTGATAACACATGACTAATCTGAACCACTTCTGTGAGGCCAATATACAACTAGTGTTACATGCGTAGTACATACTGTGAGGAATTTAAACAAACGTAGCTACTGTAATCGATCAAATTCAAGGAAACAGAAGTATTTCATAACTAAAATGCAAGTCTAGAAATTAAACGAATGTAGCTACTGGCATAGATCCAACTCACATGATGGAAACCCGAGTTTATAAAGTGAGATACATTATTTGGGCTTTTTCAGTTTAAGGACTATTCTTAGCCCAAGAGTATGATAAATTTATCGGCCCAAGAGTATGATAAATTTATCGGCCCAAAAGGAGTATGATAAAGCCTGTATGTTTAAAAGTGGAAATCCTCTGTCCAGCGCTAGCCATAGGCACATAGCCATAGGAGATGGTAACAAGTTTCTAAATCCATGAAGATAAATCATCAAACGAGAATCCGAACATCACTTAAACTCAAATCTCAAATCTGAACCTGTGTGTTATGGGTGCAAAGTGCAAACAAATAGAGTTTTAATGAACAATAATGTCAGAAATATCTCTGGGACTAAAAGAAAGTAGTTGAACAATAAATTCTGGAGTCATTGTGTTTCATTGTATAGATAGGCCAAGCCAAGTACTTCTGACCGGTTTTTATTGCACCTTTATTGCCAtcagaaataaatatttattttacatattatttcaTGCAAGTaaacttttcttctctttgggtcACAAGCAAGGAGCTCTAGATCTTAAAAGAAGTAATGAGGTAATGTGGACTTAACTTATGAACATGTGACTTGGTTCTtagatacattttttttcttggctATTTCAAAGACTAGTACAGTCTCATGTGTATGTATAATAATATCAGAGTCTTGTATCATATTAGTCAACCTGAAAATTCTACTTCTTATGTaattttacattaattttaaaattaacatcCACCCACCAAATAGGCATGTCTTTAGTCAAAATCATATGAATAATAATCTCAGACATGACAAAAACGAGGAATATAACCATCTAGAAGAGAAATGAAATACATTGTAAATAACAAAGTTTTCACTTGGTTGGCTTTATCAGGCAGTATGAAAATGAAACTAGAATTTTCTAAAGGCTTGGATGTAAAAAATAACAAAGTCATACAAATCCACTTAAATAAAGTTCCAAGACCATTAGTATCAGACTGGGTCACCACATCAAATCCACATTAAAATCAAACAACCCTAAAGGAGCcactgtcttcttctttttttccttttattccCCTCGAAATTCCATATTGCTAGATTTTGCTCATCTCTTTTCCCTAGCTAAATGAtatttcctctgtttcataataagtgtcactctaagctcattttcttgttacacaaagaatatcattttacaattccaatgtaaattatactaattttcagctgaaaattaattgcaaactgcattgattttataaataattttatttatctaaaatactattggtcaaagaagtataattaattacaatttacatatatttcaacaattaatctgtgtaaaaaatgtcacaacgacactctttaagaaacggatgGAGTACTAATACTACAGTTAGTTATTTAGTGATTAAATTCCACGATCGGATTGCTTCCAActttgtaattatttgatcaattATGAGTGATTTTGATAGTTATATATGTCAGcattagaattaaaaataaaataaaaacaatgacGTGGCAATTAGTGTCCGAATACCGTTTACCTTTAGTCAACGCTGAATACTCATTTACGTTAAACCTTTCACTGGAAGCTCTGTTTTGTAAGAGCTTTCCTTGTTATACTTTTTTGgttttttcaaaacataaacaaCCCAAACTATCATGCGATTCGCGGCGCCACCGCGACGTTCAGCCGATATCTCACCGGTTCCCACACCGGCGCCTTCACCATCACTTTCACCGTATTCCGGTGAAGCTGATGATATTCTTTCCCGTTCTTCTGATCCTCCTCTCCAGTTCAGTCCTCCGTTGATCGCTATGGTGGTTGTTTTAGCCGCCACTTTTCTCTTCGTGACCTACTCACGCCTCATCTCCCGCCGTTTTATTTCTCCCGTTCTCCGTCGTTTTCGACGGTGGAGATCCCGTCGGCGCCGTCTACTTCACCTATCCTCTGCCTCGACTTCATCCTCCCACCTCCGATCCCTTTCTCCCTTCCCTTTCGACTCGTTTCACCACTCTCCTTACGGATTAGACGATTCCGTTATCAAAACGCTTCCTCTGTTTCTCTACTCCGCCGGGAAAAACGTTTCTCCTGCCGCCGATTGCGCTGTTTGTTTGTTGGAATTCGAGGATGGAGATTACGTGCGCACGCTTCCGTTGTGCTTCCACGCTTTTCACGTCGAGTGCATCGACGAGTGGTTACGGTCTCATCCTAACTGTCCCCTCTGCCGCACGGCTATTCTCCGATCCGGCGTCGTTTTGCCTACGTCCCCTTTCGTCCCCTTAATGGCTCCACGGATTCGTCCGAGCTTCGACGACGAGATCGCTGCTGCTGCTGCGATCGACGAGGAGATCACAGCGTCAGTGGAGGAGCGATCACCGGATCGGGAGTTCAAGCGATCTTACTCGTTCGGTTACGAGAGGGAAGAATCGGCAGCGACGCCGTGGAGACACCGGAGATCCACGTGGAGCAGCAAGCAGCAGCGTCAGTCTCCGTTCGGAAACCTAATGTCGAAATCGAGAGTGTTCTCGTTGCGTTACCACAGGAGCGCGAAATCGCGGCGGCGATCGGGGGTGTTCTTCCCGATATCGGAGAGGATTCCGGCGACGGGAAGCTCGTCGTCGAGGCGGACGAAGTCGATGACGAGTCCGATGTTTTTCAGAACAGCACCGCACTCGTCAAGCCGGCTGAGGTGCGGTGATCCAGAGGCGCTGTTGTCGCCGGAGAGATGGAGGAGAGGGGACACGTGTAGGGTGGATATGTAACATGAGATTGGACGGTGGTGATGGTAAGGGAGAGTGGGGAGGAGGAGAAGAGCATTAATGGGAATGTGGGGTTTGGCATTAAATGGAATTTAAATGGGTCgaaacagagaagagagattcAGAAAATGCTCAAGCTTCTTTGCTtcgtaacaacaacaacaacaaggtttgtttattcatttgtttattttgcAGTTTCTCTACCTGATTTATTAGTGGTGTATAAAAATTCTATGTGCAGTGGCATACGCCAAAGCTGAGAGGGTCCGAACTGATCCTGGTCCAAAGACAACTGAACTCGATCCAAAGATCGAAGACTGGACTGTTTTGTTAgtataaaactataaactaCTGTATTTCTCTTGGAGTGTCAAATGCATTAACTTCCAAACCTGCCAAAGTTATTATAGAAACGACGAAGTCGACAATCTCGTTTAACTTTCGTTTCTATAATAACTTTAGTATTGTCGGTCGCCTAACTGCTTTTATATCACGGAGGTTAATGTTTGCTAAGCTTTCTGTTCAAGTGTTCATACTACTAATTTTTCTGTTTAGCTGTCGATTTAATTTGACCAAAGGTAATTTATGATTAGTTACATGGTGGAGAATAATGTTACATTTGAGAAGGCACGGATCTAAATTGCGCCTTTGGTTTCCTACAAAATGTTATTGATAATGATAACATTACTGATATTATATGGGAGCTAGCTAAAACGCTTAGCTTCTTACAAAGAATTTTTCACGGAAAATGATTATGATTCTAGTTGGAAAAACTACAATTCCAAATTAAATCTCTAAGCATAATTTCATCTACATATATATGGTTTCTTTGGGGAATTTTTACAGAGTAGTCTCTCTTTTAGTTGCCCTCTGTTTTCATTGTATACAACTGTTTGTTATTTAAATCTGTTTTCAGATTTAATCTGAAGCTCTGCTAGGAAACTTTGCCATGCATTTCAAGTGAAAAGGAATACAGATCGTGTGAAACTGtaaagagaaacatcttttttGCTAACATTTATCAAATATAAGGCGCAATCACAAGTTTCTCTCTTAAGAATGCTGACGAGTTAGAAGATCGACATCAACCCGAACTTCTAGCTTCTCTAAAGATGGTCCTGATTTGAGAATGTTTCCGCATAAAAAAATATCTGTATTTTCTTCACGAGACATTCAAGCATTGTAGCATTGTAGTTACAGACACAAACACATGAGTCTTCACTAGTCATGTCTCATGACTCATGATCTAAAATTTGTTATACAGTTTTTAATCTAGACATATTTAAATGTCG is part of the Raphanus sativus cultivar WK10039 chromosome 5, ASM80110v3, whole genome shotgun sequence genome and harbors:
- the LOC108862776 gene encoding RING-H2 finger protein ATL65, whose translation is MRFAAPPRRSADISPVPTPAPSPSLSPYSGEADDILSRSSDPPLQFSPPLIAMVVVLAATFLFVTYSRLISRRFISPVLRRFRRWRSRRRRLLHLSSASTSSSHLRSLSPFPFDSFHHSPYGLDDSVIKTLPLFLYSAGKNVSPAADCAVCLLEFEDGDYVRTLPLCFHAFHVECIDEWLRSHPNCPLCRTAILRSGVVLPTSPFVPLMAPRIRPSFDDEIAAAAAIDEEITASVEERSPDREFKRSYSFGYEREESAATPWRHRRSTWSSKQQRQSPFGNLMSKSRVFSLRYHRSAKSRRRSGVFFPISERIPATGSSSSRRTKSMTSPMFFRTAPHSSSRLRCGDPEALLSPERWRRGDTCRVDM